A genomic stretch from Solanum stenotomum isolate F172 chromosome 8, ASM1918654v1, whole genome shotgun sequence includes:
- the LOC125872782 gene encoding pentatricopeptide repeat-containing protein At2g40720 has protein sequence MRFLCFKSRQFSAINAVVLVNSKIKAFIQQGNHPQALLAYSKEPLFPLHTSKFTFPPLLKACAFLPNLQTGKIIHGTIIQMGLHYDPFIITSLINMYVKCGSLCNAVQVFDFISQCEDFYRDVTIWNAMLDGYIRNELTEECMGLFRRMQEIGVKSDEYSLSILLGLFNGRMGLSKAKEVHGYVIRNSFGHDPFVVTALIDMYSNCGRPKNAWCVFESVQDKDNIVMWNALIRGLSENGLWRNSMRLYSLAKNWGCKLMSTTFSCTLKACAEGEDIDFGRQIHSDVVKMDFENDPYVCTSALSMYARFGLLEDADRAFNSVLNKEVEVWNSIISAYVGKGRGDDALCVYNEMRSRGILSDSFTLSNILVSCSMTESYDLGSAIHGEMIKKPIQNNIALQSALVTMYSKCGMLKDALDVFSRMEEKDVVAWGSMISGLCQNKKFNLALEIYKEMETHKVNPDANIMAMVINASAGLESLELGCSIHAITVKSGEEVDSSVSCSLVDMYSNCGKPEMAEKVFSGVPYKNLVAWNSLISCYSKNDLPELSLNLLPQLVQQGLYPDAVTITSAFAAVSSLATLIKGKAIHCYQIRHQILEDNQVENALIDMYIKSGCLKYAERIFQYMSKRNLVTWNTMIAGYGSHSECMKAINFFNEMRKSRVTPDAVTFLSLISSCNHAGLMDEGLKLFHLMALEYGIKPQTDHYINVVDLLGRAGQLEDAYNFIQNLEVEPERGVWLCLLSACRVHQNVKLGEIAAKNLLKMEPNRGSNYVQLLNLYVDGGMREEAASLRTLMRQKGLKKNPGCSWIEVKNELEVFYSSDSSSTKTIEIYETLQSLRSIMKKRGDYETEAI, from the coding sequence ATGCGTTTTCTTTGCTTCAAATCCCGTCAATTTTCCGCTATCAATGCTGTGGTGTTAGTTAATTCCAAAATCAAAGCATTTATCCAACAAGGAAACCATCCTCAAGCTCTGTTAGCTTACTCTAAAGAACCTCTTTTTCCTCTCCACACTTCAAAATTCACTTTTCCTCCTCTCCTAAAAGCTTGCGCTTTTCTTCCAAATCTTCAAACTGGGAAAATAATCCATGGCACAATCATTCAAATGGGTCTTCACTATGATCCTTTCATCATCACTTCACTCATCAACATGTATGTAAAATGTGGCTCACTTTGTAATGCAGTCCAAGTGTTTGATTTTATTTCTCAATGTGAAGATTTCTATCGAGATGTAACTATATGGAATGCTATGCTAGATGGGTATATCAGAAATGAGCTTACTGAGGAGTGTATGGGTTTGTTCAGAAGAATGCAAGAGATTGGTGTCAAGTCTGATGAGTACTCTCTTAGTATTCTTCTGGGGTTGTTTAATGGTCGAATGGGGTTATCGAAAGCAAAAGAAGTTCATGGTTATGTTATTAGAAACTCATTTGGGCATGATCCTTTTGTGGTTACTGCGTTGATTGATATGTACTCAAATTGTGGTAGGCCAAAAAATGCTTGGTGCGTTTTTGAGAGTGTACAAGACAAGGATAATATTGTCATGTGGAATGCATTGATTAGGGGCTTATCGGAGAATGGATTATGGAGAAACAGCATGAGACTCTATTCTTTAGCTAAGAATTGGGGCTGCAAACTTATGTCGACGACTTTTTCTTGTACTTTGAAGGCTTGTGCTGAGGGTGAAGATATAGATTTCGGCAGGCAGATCCATTCGGATGTTGTCAAGATGGATTTTGAGAATGATCCTTATGTATGTACTTCGGCGTTGTCTATGTACGCAAGGTTTGGACTGTTGGAAGATGCAGACAGGGCTTTTAATTCTGTATTAAACAAAGAAGTTGAAGTGTGGAATTCTATTATCTCAGCTTATGTTGGCAAAGGCAGAGGCGATGATGCTTTGTGTGTGTACAATGAGATGCGATCAAGAGGCATCCTTTCTGATTCTTTCACCTTGTCAAATATTCTTGTATCATGTAGTATGACCGAATCTTATGATTTAGGCAGTGCAATTCATGGTGAAATGATAAAGAAACCAATACAGAATAACATTGCGTTGCAAAGTGCTCTAGTGACTATGTACTCAAAATGTGGAATGTTAAAGGATGCTCTTGACGTTTTCAGTAGAATGGAGGAGAAGGATGTGGTCGCATGGGGTTCAATGATCTCAGGTCTCTGCCAAAATAAGAAATTCAATTTGGCACTGGAAATATATAAGGAAATGGAGACTCATAAGGTCAATCCAGACGCTAATATAATGGCAATGGTGATAAATGCTAGTGCAGGACTAGAAAGCTTAGAATTGGGTTGCAGTATCCATGCAATCACTGTTAAGAGCGGGGAGGAAGTAGATAGTTCAGTGAGCTGTTCTCTTGTAGATATGTATTCTAACTGTGGCAAGCCAGAAATGGCTGAAAAGGTTTTTTCGGGTGTTCCCTATAAGAATTTAGTGGCTTGGAATTCCCTGATCTCTTGTTATTCAAAAAATGACTTACCAGAGCTATCTTTAaatcttcttcctcaacttgtCCAACAAGGATTGTATCCAGACGCTGTTACAATAACTAGTGCCTTTGCTGCTGTTTCATCCTTAGCGACACTGATTAAAGGAAAGGCAATTCATTGTTACCAAATAAGGCATCAAATTCTTGAAGACAACCAAGTGGAAAATGCTCTTATTGATATGTACATAAAAAGCGGATGCCTAAAGTATGCAGAGCGTATATTCCAGTATATGTCCAAAAGGAACTTAGTAACATGGAATACAATGATTGCAGGGTATGGATCTCACAGTGAGTGTATGAAAGCTATCAACTTTTTCAATGAAATGAGGAAATCCAGAGTGACGCCTGATGCTGTAACTTTCCTTTCCTTGATTTCCTCTTGCAACCATGCTGGTTTAATGGATGAAGGCCTTAAACTGTTTCACTTAATGGCATTAGAGTATGGAATCAAACCACAAACGGACCACTACATAAACGTGGTTGACCTTCTAGGCCGTGCTGGACAATTGGAAGATGCTTACAATTTCATACAGAATTTGGAAGTGGAACCTGAGAGGGGGGTGTGGCTATGTCTTTTGTCAGCCTGTCGAGTCCATCAAAACGTGAAGCTTGGAGAAATAGCAGCCAAGAACCTTCTGAAGATGGAACCAAACAGAGGCAGCAATTACGTTCAACTTTTAAATCTCTATGTGGACGGTGGGATGAGGGAAGAAGCAGCAAGTTTGAGGACTCTAATGAGGCAGAAAGGGTTGAAGAAGAACCCTGGATGTAGCTGGATTGAGGTGAAAAATGAACTTGAGGTTTTCTACTCAAGTGATTCATCCTCCACCAAGACAATTGAGATCTATGAGACACTACAAAGTCTCAGAAGTATTATGAAAAAGAGAGGAGATTATGAGACTGAGGCAATATGA